The window CGAGCGCGAGCATCACGGTTTCAATGCCGCGCACTTGGGCTTGCGAGAGCCGCGGCCGCAAATGCGACGGCAACTCGCGCACTTCGAGCTGCACGGCTTTGGTGAAATCCTCGCGGCGCACGAGATTGAGATTGTACAAGGGCGTGTCGCCGGGCAACACCACGCGTGAGGGCGGAAAGGCCTGCAGATAGAAGGGCGGCTCGGGTTCCGCTGCCGGTGGATTGAGCCACGGCACAGCGAGCTTCAAGCCCAGCTCGTGCGAGCCGGCGCTGAGCAGGCCCAAATCGCTGGTGGGCAAATGAAAACTGTAGAGCAAGGCAGCGGCCGGCGGCAGGTTGAGTTCGCCTTCGAATACGGCGTTTTCCGCGCCATAGCCCAGCCGCACGCGGCCCAGGCGCGCGGAGAAAATTTCCGCGCCCAATGCGGGCCGCCATTCTTCGCGGCGCAACGCCATGCCGAGATCGAGGCGGCCGAAGCGATGGTTGAGCGTCGCGCCCAGCAGCGCTTCCAGCGGCAGGTTGAATTTCTCACTGGCGCGGGCGAGATTGGGCCGGTTGAAGTGATAAACCGAGGCGCCGAGCAGCACGGCCTCATGCACGCGCGCGGTGAGGCCGAGGCCGGGATCGAAAATCAACGGCGAGCTGGCGCGGCGAAACACGGGGTCATCGGCATCCACCAAGTCGAATTCCTCGCGATCGTACGCTCGCCAGGCCACGGCCAGATCGCTGCCGAGGGCCAGCCTCTCGCTGAGGGCATAGGCGGCGAGCAAGCCCAGGCGATTCTCACTGAGCAGGGGCGCGCCGAAGTGGCGCAGATGCAAACCCGCGCCGAATCGGGTGCCGCCCAGCCTGGGCCAGGTGAGTGCCACGTGCGAGGCTTTGAGCGCAAAAGCATTGTCCGCTATCGCGCCGGGGTAGATGAGTTTCAGGCCGAGATAGGCCTGGCCGGACAGCAACGCAGCGGCGGCTGGATTGGCAAACACAATGCGGCCGTCTTGCAGTGTCGAAGGGTTGAGCGGATCGGCAAGCTGGGCGCCGGCGGCCTGGGCGAGCAAGAGCAGGCCGGCCAGCAAGGGCGGCCACGAGGAAAGGAGAATTTGAATTCGCGCTGTGGATTTGAAGGTCATCACTTGTCACGCATCAATTTCGAGTCAACCCATTTTCTCTTGTCATACAATCGCGCCCTCCAGAATTTGACTGAATAGTGTCCGTCCGAAAACGTTCCAACCTCGGCTGAGCCGAGGCTTCCAAAACTTCAAGCGTCGTGAAAACTCTGAGGACTTTGATGCAACGGCCAAGCCGTTGCAGGAGCATTCCTCAAAAATCCGCAATTCCGGATGGACACCAAAGGAGTATGCAAATACGATCACAGTGTCGCCGGCCCGCATTCACCGCGCCAGCACGATGTATCCGTTTTTCACGTTGCGGCCGTGATTCTGCAGCGAATAGAGATAGATTCCGGGCGGCAGCGGCCGGCCGTGATCATCGCGGCCATCCCAGAGGAATTCATTTGCCGGTAACCGATCGGCCGAGAGCACGGTTCTGCCTTCGGTATTAAACACGCGCAGGCCCGGTTGCGCCAGCGCCAAACCGGCATAAGAAAATTTCACCGCGTCGTTGTAACCGTCGTGGTTGGGGGTGAAGGGATTGGGCCGCACGAAAAAAGCCGGCATCGGCTCGGCCGGCAGAATCTCCACCACCAGCTCCTGGCTGTTGTTGTCTTCGGATTCTTCGGCGATCTGATCCTCGGCATCGACGCGCAAACGCAAGTGATGGCTGCCGGCTTGCGGGAAGCTCACCAGAAAGTTTTTGCTGAGCACTGCGCCGCCGGCCATTTGCGTGATCAGCGTGTCTTGCACCAGTTCGCCATCGCGGCGCAGCTCGAGTCGAAACGGCGTGGGAATGGCATCAAGGCGATTGCGAAATTCTCCCACGACCCGGCCGCTGGCGTTGGGCCGCAGGTCGCCGAGCGGCCGCAAGGCCGTTGCCATCAAATCAAAAACCGCGGACCGCACGCGGAAACTGAACTCCTCCGCCATGGGATTGGGCGGCAGCGCTCGATCATGCGCCGCGATTTTGACGGTCACGTTTTCACCGGGAGGGAATGGCGCCGCGGGCCGATATTGCACGAAGTAATCGCGCGGGCCGCCGCTCAGCGCCGGCGCCACGGCAGTGCCATTCACCCAAAGCTTGAGGCTGTCGGCGGCCACACCGCTGGCTTCATCGCGCAGATGAAATGAAATGCCGGCGGTGGCCGGCACCGCTTGCGCGCCGGGCGCGGGCTGGCGGTCGCTGAGAAATGGGGGCTGATCGTCTCGCACGATGCTGAAGGTGTAGCGATCTTCCGGCATTAGATTAGGCGGAATGGCCGAATCCGCGGCGCGCACGCTCACCGTTACTTCCTCGTTGTAGCGCAACGCCGCCTCCGGCTGATAGCGCACCGTGAACTGCCGCGCATTGCCTGTGATCACCGGCGTGACGAGGCGTTCATTCACTGCCAGCACAATCGCGGCGCTGTCCACGCCCGCACCGGTGTCGTGAATCTCCACGCTGATCGCGTTCTCCGGCAGCACGTTCACTGCGCCGCGGCCGGGATTGTGGCCGGTGGTGAAAGGTGGTTCGCGATCAAGCAACACGCCGGTGACCTCGAGCGATATTGTATCACTCGCCGCTAACTTGCCGGCGCGACCGGTGATGATGAAATCATATGTGCCGGCCGGCAGTGTCGGCGCGGTTTGCAGCGTCAAGGTCGTTACACTCCCCGGTGAAACCACCGGTTGATCGAATTGCGCGGTCACGCCCGGCAAGTTCGGCCACCACGACAGCGCCACCGCTTGGTTGAAACTGCCGAGCGGCCGCACTTGCACTTGAAACTCGGCGCGGCTGCCGGCCAGCAGTCCACGCCGCCGCGGCAGTGCCACCAACTCAAAACCGGAGGCCTGGCAAGAGGGCACGAGAACCGTTCCCGCGACTGAATTCTGCGGCGTCTCGAGCGCTGACACATGAGCCTGCAGGCGCCAGGTGGTATCCGCCACCACCGGCAGCGCCTTCACCAACCAGGCTACCGTGCCACTCGCTTGCGGCGCCAGGCTGCCGGGCGTGAGGCTCTTGCGTGCGCTTTCGCCGGGCGCGAGCGCAAGCCCAGCCGGCAATTCCAAACGAGCAGTCACTTGCTCCGCCGCCGAAAAGCCGCGATTGGTGACGAGCAGGCTGACGTTGAAGGGATTGGGCGCGAGCGAATCGTTCACGCAGGACAGCCGCGCTTGCGTGTTGAGATTCAAAGAAAGCACGCCCGGCGCGCGCCGGACCTCGCCCAGGCCATAATAGGTCGCAACCGAACGACGCTCACCCGGCACCAGCCGCACCGGATCCCAGCGCAACAGCAGGGCGCTGTCGTTGTATGCCGAGGTGTCGGGCGCAGCCGGCGCGTAATCCCATTTCACTTGCGTGAGATTGATCCAATCGCCGATGGCGAAAAAATCCGGGCGCACCGCACTGCCGCCGGCGAGGGTGCCCTGTGCCACCAAGCCGCTGCTGTCGGGTCCGAATTCAAAGGCGAGATAGAAATCCGGCACCTCCGGCCCGCTGAAGATCTTTTCGCGATCACTGTAGCCGGTGCCGGCGAGCACGGGCGCGCGATCATTGGCATTGATTTTTGTGTCGAGCTCGAGCAGCAAGCCGGCGGCATGCGGCACCGTGTCGCGATTGGTGAGCAAATAGTGGATGAAAATCGCGCCGGTGGTATCGCTGAATTGCTCCGGCCGCAACCGCTGTTCGAGCCTGAGCGGCCCGGCGCCGTATTCACATGTAATCGTGCCGTCGGCCAATAAGCTGGGCGCTGTGAGCAGCGGTAAATTGGACAAGCCGGTGGTGAGGGGATCGTTGCTGTAGAGGCTGTCATCCAGGCGGAGCGTGAGGTGGGAAGTCTGCGGCGGCTCGGGAAAATCGAACAGCAGCGGCTGATCTTGCGCGGTGCCGATGTTGAACAGTCCGGCATGGACGAAGTGGCCGGTTGGCAGCGTGTCGGTGGTGGCGCGCACCTGCACCGCGACGATGCTGTTGCCCGAGCGCAACAATTGCGCGGTCTCGCCGGCGAATGTTTTGGAGTGGCGATTGCCGTTTTTGCCGAGGTGGCTGCCTGCTGCTTGCCCCCATAGTTCAATCGCGCTGCTCAACAAAACGAGAATGCCTAGCAACCAACCCTGCGACGTCTTCCCCAAAGGAAGCACATCATCCTCCTGGGATTAGGGCTGAGCACCATCCTGAAGCCTGTTGTTGCAGATTGCCAAAGTGGGAGAGCAAGGCTTGTCTGAGTGGAATCGTAGCTCAATCTAGGAATGTTGTTCAATTTGTCAAGGTGGAAGTTCGGCATTTCGCTTGACTTTGCCTGGTGCTGGGCATATCTTCACGCCCATCACAGACAATCATTGCCGTTGCGGTGCGGAATTCAGATCGTATGAAACCAGCCGAAAAAATATGGAACCGAAGAAAACACGCGCACGACCGCGAGTGTGGCTGCTGCTGATTGCACTGGCCGTAATTCTCACCTTTGTCCTGCCGCAGCTTTTGGGCGAAGCGCCTGCCCGGCAGATTCCCTACAGTGAATTCAAAAGCCTGCTGCGCCAACAAAAGATCACCCGCTGTACCATCGGGCCGGAAAGCATCACCGGCTTCCAGCGCGCCGATTCAACCGCGGCGGCCGCCCCCGGCTTTCTGAAGAAACTCTTCACCCGGGAAGCAGCCCAGCCCGGCGAAATCGCCTTTGCCACTGTGCCGATCAACGATCCGGATTTGATCAAGGATCTCGAAGCTGCGGGCGTGGCCTATGCCGGCGCCGCGGGCGACTGGTGGCAGGACATGCTGCTTATGTTCGGCGCCACGCTGCTGTTTCTCATTCTCATCTTCTTTGTGATGAGCTTGCTCTCGCGCCGCTTCAATCCCCAACGCGGGTTGATGACGATCGGCGAGAACAAGGCCAAGATCTACGTCGAAGGCAATACCAAAGTCACTTTCAAAGACGTGGCCGGCATCGATGAAGCGGTCGAGGAGGTCCGTGAAGTCGTGGAGTTTTTGCGGCAGCCGGACAAGTTCATCGCGCTTGGCGGCCGCATTCCCAAGGGCGTGCTGCTGCTCGGGCCGCCGGGCACCGGCAAGACCCTGCTGGCGCGCGCGGTGGCGGGCGAGGCCGGCGTGCCGTTCTACCAGCTCAGCGGTTCGGAATTCGTCGAGATGTTCGTGGGCGTGGGCGCGGCGCGCGTGCGTGATCTCTTCAAGCAGGCGCAACGCCACAAAGCTGCCATCATCTTCATTGATGAGCTGGATGCCATCGGCAAGGCGCGCGGCGCCGGCCCGTTCAACAGCCATGATGAGCGCGAGCACACGCTCAATCAATTGCTGGTGGAGATGGACGGCTTCGATGCCAACAATCGCGTGATCATCATGGCCGCCACCAATCGCCCGGAGATTCTCGATCTGGCGTTGCTGCGGCCCGGCCGCTTTGACCGGCAGATCGTGGTGGATCGGCCCAGCCTCGCCGGCCGTGCCGCCATCCTGCGCGTGCACGGCAACAAAGTCCGGCTGGCCAAAGACGTGGATTTGCGCGTGATCGCCTCGCGCACGCCGGGATTCGTGGGCGCGGATCTCGCCAACGTTATCAACGAGGCGGCGCTGCTGGCGGCGCGCGCCAACAAACGCCAGATCGACATGCGCGATCTCGAAGAAGCCATTGACCGCGTCATTGCCGGTTTGGAGAAGAAAAGCCGCGTGCTCAACAAGCGCGAGAAGGAAATCGTGGCCTATCACGAGGCCGGCCATGCGCTGGTCGCCGCCAGCTTGGAGGGTGTCGATCCGGTGCATCGCGTCAGCATCATACCGCGCGGCGTGGCCTCGCTCGGCCATACGCTGCAGCTTCCCACCGAGGACCGCTATCTCATGACGCGCACGGAATTGTTGGGCCGGTTGAAGGTGTTGCTCGGCGGCCGGGTGGCGGAGGAAATCGTCTTCAAGGAAATTTCCACCGGCGCGCAAAACGATCTCGAGCGCGGCACTGCCATCGCGCGCAGCATGGTCATGGAATACGGCATGAGCGCCCGCCTGGGCCCGCTGTTCTATGGCAACGACAAGCGCAATCTCTTTCTCGGCGGCGAGGCGTTCGGCAAACCCTACAGCGAAAAGATCGCCAGCCAGATCGACGAGGAAGTGCGCAGCATCGTTGACAAGGCCTATCACGAAGTCGAGCGCCTGCTGTGGCGCAAACGCCAGCGCTTGGCGCGCCTCGCCATGCTGCTGCTCGAAAAGGAAATGGTGGAAGGCGAAGAGCTGCAGGAAGTGCTGCAGGGCAAGAACAAACCGGCTGCCGGTTCCCTGACTGCCGGTAATCAAGAGAACGGCAAACCGTCTGAATGATCACGCGCATGGTGGCCTTGAAACACGCTTGTTGCGCTGTCATCCAGTAGAAATCTTGTGAAGATAACCACAGCGCTTCCTGCAGCGGCTTGGCCGCTGCCTGCAAGCCTCAGGGTTTCCACTGTGCTCGAAATTCTTGAAGCCCCGGCTCAGCCGAGGTTGAAACATTTTGCGGAAGTAACCATGCACCGTGCAGCAACCCTCATCTGCCGTGCGCAGTGTGCCGGCTGAATGGCGGAGACTGACGACATGCCGACGCGATCGCACTCCAGCGGCAATTCCCGCGGAGCGCAACCCGGCGTCTTGCTGGCGCTGATGCTTGTGCTTGCCGCCTGTGCTGCTTCTCCTGCTGTTGCCTCTCCTCGCGAAGATCACCAGCGGCGCCCCGCAAGCCTGTCCGCGCCTTCCTTTTTGAATACCAACACTCTCTGGCCCGCGCTGCCTGCCGGCTTGCATCTGAATCTCGCCGGCGAAATGCGGTCGCGCTGGCGCGCACCGCTCTCCGGTTTGCAGGGCCGTTTGCTGCGCCTGGGCGTGATTCGCCTCGATGCCGGCGTGGCCGAGGGCGTGGTGCTGCAGGTTCGTGGCGCGGTGCTGCAGCAGCTTGCGATCGATACGCGCGCCTCGCAGCCCAGACCCGGCTTTCCCCACCGCGGTACCACCCGCGACGCCGGTGATTTTTCGGTGGCCACCATCGTGCGCCTGGCGCAAAACGCGGCGCACACCACGGCCTTCGGCCTGCGCGTGGAAACCCGCCTGCCCAATTCCACCCAAAAAAAAGGCATTGGCACCAACACCACGGATCTATTCCTCGCCGCCCTGCTTTCACAAAAATTCAGCCGGCTCACGCTGCTGGCCGAGATTGGTTTGGGGATTCTCACCGCGCCGCTGGAAACCGACGAACAGAACGACGTGCTCACCTACGGCCTGGCTGCGAGCCATGACATTTCCTCCCGTCTGCAAATCGCCGCGGAAATCAACGGCTATTTGACCACGCGCAACCTCATTCCAGCCGGCACCGAGGCCCGCGGCGTGCTGCGCGCGGGCGGCCGCTGGCGCAGCAGGCATTTCGAGGCGGAATTCTCCCTCAGCCGCGGCCTCACCGCAAACGAAGGCACCTGGGGAGGGATGGTGGGAGTCGGGCGGGGGGTGAGGTTGTGAGGGGCGAAATAGTGTGATGACGGCCATGCGTGAAGAGCCTTATTACGCCACTCTCTAAGAATGTTCACTTTGCTGAGGGTGATCCACCGACAACGCAGACGCACGCAGATGAAGACCTGAAGATGATCCGCGGATAACTGATGTACATCCATCTGTGTCATCTGTGCAATCTGCGGAGAGACAGATTATTTACCCACCTCCCCGGCGCGGCCGCCGTTCACCGGCAGTTTCCCTCCATTGGCCGATACCCGCGCAGCTTTCCGCGGCCGCCGGCGTATCTTAGGCCGTAACCAAAACCAATCGGGAGGCTGATCATGAGAAAAGAATCGACCTGGCAGTATACGCCGCATCTTATCCTCGGCGGGCTGCTGATTGCGCTGGGCGTGATCGTGCTGTTGGAAAATCTCGGCGTGATCTATTTGGGCTCGCTCTGGGAGCTGTGGCGGTGGTGGCCGCTGATTCTGGTGTTCCTGGGGCTGAGCAAATTCTTCGCGCCCGGCGATTTCCGCGAGCGCCGCAGCGGCTTCTGGCTGATGGTGATCGGTGTCTGGCTGTTGATTTCGTTCTTCCGGGTGTTTGGCTTGGGCTTCAGTGAGTCCTGGCCGCTGCTGCTGGTGGCTGCCGGCATCAGCGCGATCTGGCAGTCGACCTCCGGCGAGCGCACCCTGATGAAGCGTCAAGGAGAACAGATATGAACGAAGAGAAGCGGTTTCGCCTGACCCCACAGCTCGTGTTGGGGTTGGTGCTGATCTTGTTGGGCCTCGTTTTCGTGCTCGACAATCTCGGCATTATCTACCGGGGCGATTTTCTGCGCTTCTGGCCGGTGCTGTTGATCATCTTCGGCGCCTTCAAGTTCGCGCAGAGTGACGGCGCCGCCGGCCGCGCCGGCGGCTTGATCCTGGTGGCGCTCGGCGGCCTGCTGCTGCTGCGCAGCCTGGATTTGGTGTATTTCAGTTTCTGGGATTTCTTCTGGCCGGCACTGCTGATCGCGGCCGGCATCAGCATGATGATGCGCGCGTGGACGCGCCATCGCAGCCATGACGGCAACCTGGATTCCGATGACTACGTGCACGGCCTGGCCATCATGGGCGGCTTCGAGCGCACCAACAACTCCCAGAATTTTCAGGGCGGCGAGTTGACCGCGATTATGGGCGGCTGCAAGCTCGACCTGCGCCAAGCCGCGATGCGCGGCAACGAAGCCATCCTCGATATCTTCGCCTGGTGGGGCGGGGTCGAGATTCGCGTGCCGGAAAACTGGAGCGTGACCCTCAAGGGCCTGCCGATCATGGGCGGCTTCGCGGACAGCACGCTGCCGCCGAAGGCCGAGACCAGCAAGCGGCTGATCGTCAAGGGCATCGCGGTGATGGGCGGCGCCGAAATCAAGAATTGATTTTCCGCTTGAGAAGTGGCCGGCGCGTGTGTATGTTGCGGCCGTTGCCCTCATCCGGATTTCGAAGAGAGACGCTCGCGCATGCACCCGCTGCTCGCAGAAAAACGCTGGTTTGGACTTTACCTCGCGGCCTGGCTGCTGGCCGCCGCGCTGCTAGCCGCCTTGGTGAAATTCATGGGGAACCTGGCTTGGGAAGCGGCGCTTGCCCTCGCCCTGCCTCTGGCACTGCTTTATGCCTTCCTGTGCCTGCCGGCGTGGTACCTCTGTCGCGCCTTCCCGCTTTCGCGTACCGCGCCCAGCCGTTTGGTGACGGTGCATCTGCTCGCCGCTGCCGTGACCAGTGCCCTTTGGGTCACACTGGGAACGGCCTGGAGCGCACTGCTGGCGCGCTTCTCCTACTGGCTCAATGTAGAGGCCGAATACCTGCGCGTCATGCCGGTGTTTGCCGGCGTCGGCTTGCTGCTGTTCTGGCTGAGCGTCGTCGGCCATTATCTGGTCATTGCCTTCGAAGAAGCGCGGCTTACCGAGAAACAGGCGCTGGAGTTTCGCATTCACGCGCGCGAGGCCGAGCTGAAAGCGCTGCGCGCGCAGATCGATCCGCACTTTCTCTTCAACAGCCTGAATTCCATCAGCGCGCTCACCAGCGCGAATCCGGCCGCGGCGCGGCGCATGTGCCTGGGGCTGGCGGATTTTCTGCGCCAAACCCTGCAGCGCGGCGCGCAGAACCACATCTCGCTGGCGGAAGAACTGGAGCTGGCGCAAGCTTTTCTCGCGATCGAGCAGGTCCGCTTTGGCGCGCGTTTGCAGGTGAAGGAAACGATCGCGGCGGACAGCAAACCCTGCTTCGTGCCGCCGCTGGTGTTGCAGCCGCTGCTGGAAAATGCCATCAATCACGGCATTGCGCATTTGGTGGAGGGCGGCACCATCACGCTGGCGGCGCAGCGCAACGGTGGGCGCCTGCAGCTTGCCGTGGAAAATCCGTGTGACCCGGACCGGCCCCGCTCAACACGGCCGGGTATTGGCCTCGAAAATGTGAAGCAGCGGCTGCTGACTCTCTTCGGCACCGAGGCGAGAGTCGATATTCTCGAAAACGCCGGCCGCTTTCGCGTCGAATTGTCGCT of the bacterium genome contains:
- a CDS encoding gliding motility-associated C-terminal domain-containing protein yields the protein MLPLGKTSQGWLLGILVLLSSAIELWGQAAGSHLGKNGNRHSKTFAGETAQLLRSGNSIVAVQVRATTDTLPTGHFVHAGLFNIGTAQDQPLLFDFPEPPQTSHLTLRLDDSLYSNDPLTTGLSNLPLLTAPSLLADGTITCEYGAGPLRLEQRLRPEQFSDTTGAIFIHYLLTNRDTVPHAAGLLLELDTKINANDRAPVLAGTGYSDREKIFSGPEVPDFYLAFEFGPDSSGLVAQGTLAGGSAVRPDFFAIGDWINLTQVKWDYAPAAPDTSAYNDSALLLRWDPVRLVPGERRSVATYYGLGEVRRAPGVLSLNLNTQARLSCVNDSLAPNPFNVSLLVTNRGFSAAEQVTARLELPAGLALAPGESARKSLTPGSLAPQASGTVAWLVKALPVVADTTWRLQAHVSALETPQNSVAGTVLVPSCQASGFELVALPRRRGLLAGSRAEFQVQVRPLGSFNQAVALSWWPNLPGVTAQFDQPVVSPGSVTTLTLQTAPTLPAGTYDFIITGRAGKLAASDTISLEVTGVLLDREPPFTTGHNPGRGAVNVLPENAISVEIHDTGAGVDSAAIVLAVNERLVTPVITGNARQFTVRYQPEAALRYNEEVTVSVRAADSAIPPNLMPEDRYTFSIVRDDQPPFLSDRQPAPGAQAVPATAGISFHLRDEASGVAADSLKLWVNGTAVAPALSGGPRDYFVQYRPAAPFPPGENVTVKIAAHDRALPPNPMAEEFSFRVRSAVFDLMATALRPLGDLRPNASGRVVGEFRNRLDAIPTPFRLELRRDGELVQDTLITQMAGGAVLSKNFLVSFPQAGSHHLRLRVDAEDQIAEESEDNNSQELVVEILPAEPMPAFFVRPNPFTPNHDGYNDAVKFSYAGLALAQPGLRVFNTEGRTVLSADRLPANEFLWDGRDDHGRPLPPGIYLYSLQNHGRNVKNGYIVLAR
- the ftsH gene encoding ATP-dependent zinc metalloprotease FtsH yields the protein MEPKKTRARPRVWLLLIALAVILTFVLPQLLGEAPARQIPYSEFKSLLRQQKITRCTIGPESITGFQRADSTAAAAPGFLKKLFTREAAQPGEIAFATVPINDPDLIKDLEAAGVAYAGAAGDWWQDMLLMFGATLLFLILIFFVMSLLSRRFNPQRGLMTIGENKAKIYVEGNTKVTFKDVAGIDEAVEEVREVVEFLRQPDKFIALGGRIPKGVLLLGPPGTGKTLLARAVAGEAGVPFYQLSGSEFVEMFVGVGAARVRDLFKQAQRHKAAIIFIDELDAIGKARGAGPFNSHDEREHTLNQLLVEMDGFDANNRVIIMAATNRPEILDLALLRPGRFDRQIVVDRPSLAGRAAILRVHGNKVRLAKDVDLRVIASRTPGFVGADLANVINEAALLAARANKRQIDMRDLEEAIDRVIAGLEKKSRVLNKREKEIVAYHEAGHALVAASLEGVDPVHRVSIIPRGVASLGHTLQLPTEDRYLMTRTELLGRLKVLLGGRVAEEIVFKEISTGAQNDLERGTAIARSMVMEYGMSARLGPLFYGNDKRNLFLGGEAFGKPYSEKIASQIDEEVRSIVDKAYHEVERLLWRKRQRLARLAMLLLEKEMVEGEELQEVLQGKNKPAAGSLTAGNQENGKPSE
- a CDS encoding DUF5668 domain-containing protein, with translation MRKESTWQYTPHLILGGLLIALGVIVLLENLGVIYLGSLWELWRWWPLILVFLGLSKFFAPGDFRERRSGFWLMVIGVWLLISFFRVFGLGFSESWPLLLVAAGISAIWQSTSGERTLMKRQGEQI
- a CDS encoding cell wall-active antibiotics response protein, giving the protein MNEEKRFRLTPQLVLGLVLILLGLVFVLDNLGIIYRGDFLRFWPVLLIIFGAFKFAQSDGAAGRAGGLILVALGGLLLLRSLDLVYFSFWDFFWPALLIAAGISMMMRAWTRHRSHDGNLDSDDYVHGLAIMGGFERTNNSQNFQGGELTAIMGGCKLDLRQAAMRGNEAILDIFAWWGGVEIRVPENWSVTLKGLPIMGGFADSTLPPKAETSKRLIVKGIAVMGGAEIKN
- a CDS encoding histidine kinase, translating into MHPLLAEKRWFGLYLAAWLLAAALLAALVKFMGNLAWEAALALALPLALLYAFLCLPAWYLCRAFPLSRTAPSRLVTVHLLAAAVTSALWVTLGTAWSALLARFSYWLNVEAEYLRVMPVFAGVGLLLFWLSVVGHYLVIAFEEARLTEKQALEFRIHAREAELKALRAQIDPHFLFNSLNSISALTSANPAAARRMCLGLADFLRQTLQRGAQNHISLAEELELAQAFLAIEQVRFGARLQVKETIAADSKPCFVPPLVLQPLLENAINHGIAHLVEGGTITLAAQRNGGRLQLAVENPCDPDRPRSTRPGIGLENVKQRLLTLFGTEARVDILENAGRFRVELSLPALT